In Bradyrhizobium lablabi, one DNA window encodes the following:
- a CDS encoding amidohydrolase family protein — protein sequence MKARESLLFTGGLVLDSELGTADRKDLLIEDGKIAAVGAPGTLAATTTAKRDASDRLIIPGLVNAHTHGHANLMKGVAEAWTLEASLTNGPWLAGTRDPEMIYLSTLLGAIDMLSKGCTACFDLFYEFPRPTREGFAAAAKAYADAGMRAVLAPMVADQSLFQSIPGLVDALPQDLRDTVGNFALASGDRIIAAVEAIAAARMEMPDTVTLAIAPTIPHHCSERFLRDCLDIADRHELPIHMHIAESRLQAVVARKIYQRSAVRYLADLGMLRPNFTAAHCVWLDKDDLDLLAEHGCSVAHIPASNFRLGSGVAHVRPMLERGINVGLATDGANSSDSLSMLQAMRLASFGARMFTGPREDWLHAHEVARLATLGGAKLLGLKSCGRIERGACADLALFDLNHVDFIPGNDSINQLVNCADSAAVTDVMVGGTFTVLDRKIVSVDTIDLRSRVADCVARLTAATSQARTLAGRLEPHVVAFAQSMSHEPLSIERRIRPEPR from the coding sequence ATGAAGGCCCGCGAAAGCCTCCTCTTCACCGGAGGGCTTGTCCTCGATTCAGAATTAGGCACGGCCGATCGCAAGGACCTTTTGATCGAGGATGGAAAGATCGCCGCGGTCGGCGCGCCCGGCACGTTGGCGGCCACAACCACCGCAAAGCGCGACGCAAGTGATCGCCTGATCATTCCCGGTCTCGTCAATGCCCACACCCATGGCCACGCCAATCTCATGAAGGGCGTGGCCGAAGCGTGGACGCTCGAGGCCTCCCTGACCAACGGACCCTGGCTCGCCGGGACGCGTGATCCCGAAATGATTTACCTGTCCACGCTGCTCGGCGCCATCGATATGCTGTCGAAGGGCTGCACGGCCTGTTTTGATCTTTTCTACGAATTTCCTCGGCCGACCAGAGAGGGTTTTGCGGCCGCTGCAAAAGCCTATGCCGACGCCGGCATGCGCGCGGTGCTTGCGCCGATGGTCGCCGATCAGAGTCTGTTTCAGTCAATTCCGGGATTGGTCGACGCATTGCCGCAGGATCTGCGCGATACGGTCGGCAATTTCGCCCTTGCAAGCGGAGACCGGATTATTGCGGCCGTCGAAGCGATCGCAGCGGCGCGAATGGAAATGCCTGACACCGTCACGCTCGCCATCGCCCCCACGATCCCGCATCACTGCTCCGAACGCTTTTTGCGGGACTGCCTGGATATCGCGGACCGTCATGAGCTTCCAATCCACATGCACATCGCGGAGTCCCGGCTGCAGGCTGTCGTCGCGCGAAAGATCTATCAACGTTCCGCGGTCCGTTATCTTGCCGACCTTGGAATGCTCCGGCCGAACTTCACCGCCGCACACTGCGTCTGGCTCGACAAGGACGATCTCGATCTGCTTGCCGAACATGGCTGCTCCGTCGCTCACATTCCGGCCAGCAATTTCAGACTTGGATCCGGCGTTGCCCATGTCAGGCCGATGCTGGAGCGCGGCATCAATGTCGGTTTGGCAACCGACGGCGCCAATTCCTCGGATTCACTGAGCATGTTGCAGGCGATGCGGCTCGCATCCTTTGGCGCACGGATGTTTACCGGCCCGCGCGAGGACTGGCTGCATGCTCACGAAGTCGCCAGGCTCGCGACGCTCGGCGGCGCAAAACTTCTGGGGCTCAAATCATGCGGCCGAATTGAGCGGGGGGCTTGTGCCGACCTCGCCCTGTTCGATCTTAACCACGTCGATTTCATCCCCGGCAATGATTCGATCAACCAACTGGTGAACTGCGCCGATTCTGCAGCGGTGACTGACGTGATGGTAGGCGGCACGTTCACGGTCCTCGATCGGAAGATCGTTTCAGTCGACACAATCGACCTGCGCAGCCGCGTCGCCGATTGCGTCGCCAGACTTACCGCAGCCACGAGCCAGGCGCGGACCCTGGCCGGTCGGCTCGAACCGCACGTCGTTGCCTTTGCCCAATCGATGTCGCACGAGCCGCTCTCGATCGAGCGACGGATCAGGCCGGAGCCGAGGTGA